In one window of Pseudoalteromonas espejiana DSM 9414 DNA:
- the zapE gene encoding cell division protein ZapE translates to MTPWQTYQQDLKRDDFVHDQAQENAVRHLQRLYDDLTSEKPKQKGFFAKLFDKSEPDPIKGLYFWGGVGRGKTYLVDTFYEALPGKRKMRVHFHRFMHRVHDELKKLNNKSNPLEIVADIFKAETDIICFDEFFVQDITDAMLLGGLMQALFARNIVLVATSNIVPDDLYKNGLQRARFVPAIELVKANTEIVNVDSGIDYRLRTLEQAEIFHSPLDEQADKNLFEYFDKLSPEAGELDQPIEIEGRLINTRKVAKCVVMFEFSELCETARSQVDYMEISRLYNTVIISNVKQLGQNNDDAARRFIALVDEFYERHVTLIISAEQPIAELYTQGNLNFEFKRCISRLQEMQSLEYLAKEHLA, encoded by the coding sequence ATGACTCCTTGGCAAACCTATCAGCAAGATCTTAAGCGCGATGACTTTGTACATGACCAAGCACAAGAAAATGCAGTGCGCCATTTACAACGTTTATACGATGACCTAACCAGCGAAAAGCCAAAACAAAAAGGCTTTTTTGCAAAGCTTTTTGATAAAAGCGAACCCGATCCAATTAAAGGGCTTTATTTTTGGGGGGGCGTAGGGCGTGGTAAAACCTATTTAGTGGATACTTTTTACGAAGCGTTGCCAGGCAAGCGAAAAATGCGTGTGCACTTTCACCGCTTTATGCACCGTGTACACGATGAGTTAAAAAAATTAAATAATAAAAGTAACCCACTAGAAATAGTTGCCGACATATTTAAAGCCGAAACCGATATTATTTGCTTTGACGAATTTTTTGTACAAGACATTACCGATGCCATGTTACTCGGCGGCTTAATGCAGGCGTTATTTGCGCGTAATATAGTGCTTGTGGCTACATCTAATATAGTACCCGATGATTTATATAAAAATGGCCTGCAGCGTGCGCGTTTTGTCCCAGCCATAGAGCTTGTTAAAGCCAATACAGAAATAGTTAATGTAGATTCGGGGATTGACTATCGGCTGCGAACGCTTGAGCAAGCAGAGATTTTTCATAGCCCGCTAGATGAGCAAGCTGATAAAAACTTATTTGAATACTTTGATAAACTCTCACCAGAAGCAGGAGAGCTTGACCAACCGATTGAAATTGAAGGGCGCTTAATCAACACGCGCAAAGTGGCTAAATGTGTAGTGATGTTTGAATTTAGCGAATTGTGCGAAACGGCTCGTAGCCAAGTTGATTACATGGAAATTAGCCGCTTATACAATACGGTTATTATTTCTAACGTAAAACAGCTAGGGCAAAATAACGATGATGCCGCAAGGCGCTTTATTGCCTTAGTTGATGAATTTTATGAGCGCCACGTAACCTTAATTATTTCTGCTGAGCAGCCCATCGCAGAGCTTTATACACAAGGCAACCTTAATTTCGAATTTAAGCGTTGTATTAGCCGCCTACAAGAAATGCAGTCTTTAGAGTATTTAGCAAAAGAGCATTTAGCTTAA
- a CDS encoding YhcB family protein: protein MGTVTWVGLIIIAAVVAFFAGAFVTKKQFKQDELKEQAEEAQNALEQYRQDVADHLASTGKLVSKMKENYDQLLSHVEETNQLLLEDKNKAPSEPFFSKETTEQLQASLKERDIDRSSAQAQPADYVSGESGLFAGQNASSKQAKAS from the coding sequence ATGGGCACAGTTACGTGGGTAGGTTTAATTATTATTGCCGCTGTAGTGGCATTTTTTGCAGGTGCATTTGTTACTAAAAAGCAATTTAAGCAAGATGAATTAAAAGAGCAAGCTGAAGAAGCACAAAATGCACTAGAGCAATATCGTCAAGATGTGGCCGATCATTTAGCTAGCACTGGCAAGCTGGTTAGTAAAATGAAAGAAAACTATGACCAACTACTCAGTCATGTTGAAGAGACTAACCAACTATTATTAGAAGATAAAAATAAGGCACCTAGCGAGCCGTTTTTCTCTAAAGAGACCACAGAGCAATTACAAGCGTCTTTAAAAGAGCGCGATATTGACCGCTCATCGGCACAAGCACAACCTGCTGATTACGTATCGGGCGAATCTGGTTTATTTGCTGGTCAAAATGCTAGTTCAAAACAAGCTAAAGCCTCTTAA
- a CDS encoding Do family serine endopeptidase, translating to MKMKLSLISAAILSTSLLLSPMASYAKLPIAVNGQQLPTLAPMLEQITPGVVSIQVSGSKEVRRRADPLEFFFGNPQPRSQKRQFSGLGSGVIIDADEGYVVTNNHVIQDAEKMVVTLEDGREFEATKIGTDKESDIALLQIDADDLTEVKLANSDKLRVGDFAVAIGNPFGLSHTVTSGIVSALGRSGLNIEGYEDFIQTDAAINQGNSGGALVNLNGELIGINTAILGASGGNVGIGFAIPSNMMKNLVDQIIEHGEVRRGSLGISGRPLDAGLAKAQQLDVKQGAYVMQVMDDTAASKAGIKAGDVIISINGSDISGFHELRSKIATLGEGREVKLGIYRDGKVKTVNVTLDGASGVTAAGDELHPAFQGAELENVQKNGNKGIEVTTVDPRSPSARVGLEEGDVIVQVNRQRVENIRQMNKIIEDTQGNIVLGVKRGRESIFVLIQ from the coding sequence ATGAAAATGAAATTATCACTTATTAGTGCTGCAATCTTATCAACGAGCTTATTACTAAGCCCTATGGCCTCTTACGCAAAACTGCCAATTGCAGTTAATGGCCAACAGTTACCTACACTTGCACCTATGCTTGAGCAAATTACCCCCGGAGTTGTAAGTATTCAGGTTTCTGGCTCAAAAGAAGTTCGTCGTCGTGCAGACCCGCTTGAATTCTTTTTTGGTAACCCACAGCCTCGTAGCCAAAAGCGCCAATTTAGCGGCTTAGGCTCGGGTGTTATTATTGACGCCGACGAAGGCTATGTAGTTACCAATAACCATGTAATTCAAGATGCTGAAAAAATGGTGGTTACCCTTGAAGATGGCCGCGAATTTGAAGCCACAAAAATTGGTACCGATAAAGAATCTGATATCGCACTATTACAAATAGATGCAGATGACTTAACTGAAGTTAAACTTGCTAACTCTGACAAACTTCGAGTTGGCGACTTTGCTGTAGCCATTGGTAACCCGTTTGGTTTAAGCCATACAGTAACCTCGGGTATTGTAAGTGCGCTTGGCCGCAGTGGTTTAAACATTGAAGGCTATGAAGACTTTATTCAAACCGATGCTGCTATTAACCAAGGTAACTCGGGCGGAGCATTAGTTAATTTAAATGGTGAATTAATTGGTATTAATACTGCTATTTTAGGTGCCTCGGGTGGCAATGTAGGCATTGGCTTTGCTATTCCATCAAACATGATGAAAAACTTAGTTGACCAAATTATTGAGCACGGTGAAGTCCGTCGAGGATCACTGGGTATTTCTGGTCGTCCACTGGATGCAGGCCTTGCTAAAGCGCAGCAACTTGACGTAAAACAAGGTGCTTACGTTATGCAAGTAATGGATGATACCGCAGCAAGTAAGGCAGGTATTAAAGCAGGCGATGTAATTATTAGCATTAATGGTAGCGATATTAGTGGCTTCCACGAGCTGCGCAGTAAAATAGCGACATTAGGTGAAGGCCGCGAAGTTAAATTAGGCATTTATCGCGATGGTAAAGTTAAAACTGTAAACGTAACCCTTGATGGTGCATCTGGCGTAACGGCTGCAGGCGACGAACTACATCCTGCTTTCCAAGGTGCAGAGCTTGAAAACGTGCAAAAAAATGGTAACAAGGGTATTGAGGTGACAACAGTAGACCCTCGCTCTCCATCAGCTCGCGTAGGGCTTGAAGAAGGTGATGTTATCGTTCAAGTAAACCGCCAACGCGTAGAAAACATTCGTCAAATGAACAAAATTATTGAAGACACACAAGGCAATATTGTTTTAGGTGTTAAGCGTGGCAGAGAGTCTATCTTTGTGCTTATTCAATAG
- a CDS encoding trypsin-like peptidase domain-containing protein: MLKLLKFVLPPLFVGLGIAFLVVFFSPNMRASLLPNVPLPSAMSSNHLSFADAVKRAAPSVVTIFSESISKEPRYKQQNTVQELGSGVIMAQDGYILTNYHVINNADQILVILTDGRRFFDVQLIGFDTITDLALLKINADHLPVIPVNDSYTTSVGDVVLAIGNPLNLGQTITQGIISATGKQKITDSPYNNLLQMDAAINVGNSGGALVNSNGDLVGITSAQFKTRENLNIQGIFFAVPYSLAKEVMAKLIRHGRVVRGYLGFEGTAVDSTGKEVNDSLTPVAGMRITNLDPLGPAWQAGIEEQDIVIKIAGLSVANPQKVLEKIGNTEPGKEIEFELYRSGKVEKIMVTVAELETKL, from the coding sequence GTGCTGAAATTACTAAAATTTGTACTTCCCCCGTTATTTGTAGGTTTAGGTATCGCTTTTTTAGTGGTTTTTTTCAGCCCTAACATGCGTGCATCTTTATTGCCCAATGTACCACTACCTAGCGCTATGAGCTCAAACCACCTTAGCTTTGCCGATGCAGTAAAACGTGCAGCCCCATCTGTAGTGACTATTTTTTCTGAAAGCATCTCTAAAGAGCCGCGCTACAAACAGCAAAACACCGTACAAGAGCTAGGCTCGGGTGTGATTATGGCCCAAGATGGATACATACTAACTAACTACCATGTCATTAATAATGCCGATCAAATTTTGGTTATATTAACCGATGGCAGACGCTTTTTTGATGTGCAACTTATTGGCTTTGACACAATTACAGACTTAGCACTGCTTAAAATTAATGCTGACCACCTACCTGTTATTCCTGTTAACGATAGTTACACCACAAGCGTGGGTGATGTAGTTTTAGCTATTGGTAATCCGCTTAATTTAGGTCAAACAATTACCCAAGGTATAATAAGTGCTACGGGTAAACAAAAAATTACTGATAGTCCTTATAACAATCTACTTCAAATGGATGCTGCAATTAACGTAGGTAACTCTGGCGGCGCACTGGTTAACTCAAATGGCGATTTAGTCGGAATAACATCGGCACAATTTAAAACCCGCGAAAACTTAAATATTCAGGGTATATTTTTTGCGGTTCCCTATTCGCTTGCCAAAGAGGTTATGGCAAAACTTATACGCCATGGTCGTGTGGTACGTGGTTATTTAGGCTTTGAAGGCACTGCGGTTGATAGCACAGGGAAAGAAGTAAACGACAGCCTAACTCCTGTAGCAGGCATGCGCATCACAAACCTAGACCCATTAGGGCCAGCCTGGCAAGCGGGTATTGAAGAGCAAGATATCGTTATAAAAATTGCCGGTTTATCTGTGGCTAATCCACAAAAAGTACTCGAAAAAATAGGCAATACCGAGCCTGGTAAAGAAATAGAGTTTGAGCTTTACCGCAGCGGTAAAGTAGAAAAAATAATGGTTACAGTAGCAGAGCTTGAGACTAAACTATAG
- the murA gene encoding UDP-N-acetylglucosamine 1-carboxyvinyltransferase — protein sequence MDQFVIQGGTSLAGEVTISGAKNAALPILFAALLADGKSTFTNVPRLRDIVTTEALLSTLGATVNWQGDKLYIDGATVDKTLAPYDLVKQMRASVLALGPLVARFGEAQVSLPGGCAIGARPVDIHIQGLERMGAQINVENGYINAKVDGRLKGAEIFMEMVSVGATENLLMAAALADGKTVLENAAREPEIIDLANCLIAMGAKISGAGTSRIEIEGVERLGGCEHSILPDRIETGTFLVAAAMAAGEVLCKKTDFHSLEPVIEKLRAANALVEVNDDSIYLDMRNRELKAVNIKTMPHPGFPTDMQAQFTALNVVANGSATITETIFENRFMHVPELQRMGANIRLEGHTAICGETQSLSGAQVMATDLRASASLILTGIVAQGETVVDRIYHVDRGYQRIEDKLSGLGANIKRRSS from the coding sequence ATGGATCAGTTTGTAATTCAAGGTGGCACTTCGCTTGCGGGTGAAGTAACTATTTCAGGCGCTAAAAATGCGGCATTACCTATTTTATTTGCAGCATTACTCGCTGACGGTAAAAGCACATTTACTAACGTACCTCGCCTTCGCGATATCGTCACTACCGAGGCGCTGCTTAGCACCTTAGGGGCAACGGTAAATTGGCAGGGCGATAAGCTTTATATTGATGGTGCAACAGTTGATAAAACGCTTGCTCCATACGATTTAGTTAAACAAATGCGTGCATCTGTATTGGCGCTTGGGCCACTTGTAGCGCGCTTTGGTGAGGCACAAGTGTCACTTCCTGGTGGGTGTGCAATTGGTGCTCGTCCTGTTGATATTCACATTCAAGGTTTAGAGCGCATGGGCGCACAAATAAACGTTGAAAATGGCTACATAAATGCAAAAGTTGATGGTCGCTTAAAAGGCGCTGAAATTTTCATGGAAATGGTCAGTGTGGGTGCAACTGAAAACTTACTTATGGCCGCAGCTTTAGCTGATGGTAAAACAGTGCTTGAAAACGCAGCCCGCGAACCTGAAATTATTGACCTGGCGAATTGTTTAATCGCCATGGGCGCAAAAATTAGCGGTGCAGGCACAAGCCGCATAGAAATTGAAGGTGTAGAGCGTTTGGGTGGCTGTGAACATAGTATTCTTCCTGATCGCATTGAAACCGGCACTTTTTTAGTTGCAGCAGCAATGGCGGCAGGCGAAGTACTTTGTAAAAAAACAGACTTTCATTCGCTTGAACCTGTTATTGAAAAATTACGTGCTGCTAACGCGCTAGTAGAAGTGAATGATGACAGCATCTATTTAGATATGCGTAATCGCGAACTTAAAGCCGTAAACATTAAAACTATGCCGCACCCGGGTTTTCCAACCGACATGCAAGCACAGTTTACAGCATTAAATGTGGTAGCAAATGGTAGCGCGACGATAACCGAAACAATTTTTGAAAATCGTTTTATGCATGTACCTGAGCTTCAACGCATGGGTGCAAATATTCGTTTAGAAGGGCACACTGCTATTTGTGGTGAAACACAAAGTTTAAGTGGTGCACAAGTAATGGCAACCGATTTACGCGCCTCAGCAAGCCTAATTTTAACGGGTATTGTTGCTCAAGGTGAAACGGTTGTAGATCGTATCTACCATGTTGATAGAGGTTATCAACGCATTGAAGATAAGCTAAGTGGGCTAGGTGCTAACATTAAGCGCAGAAGCAGTTAA
- a CDS encoding BolA family protein: METSQVETLLRDELQLTEVKVKANGSHYEVIAVGECFDGLSRVKKQQLVYGPLMNTISDGTIHAVSIRAFTPTEWKREQKFILPQ; this comes from the coding sequence ATGGAAACTAGCCAAGTCGAAACGTTATTACGCGACGAACTTCAATTAACTGAAGTAAAAGTAAAAGCCAATGGTAGTCATTATGAAGTAATCGCAGTAGGCGAGTGCTTTGACGGTTTAAGCCGCGTTAAAAAGCAACAGCTAGTTTATGGCCCATTAATGAATACTATTTCAGACGGTACAATTCACGCTGTATCTATTCGTGCATTTACGCCAACTGAGTGGAAGCGTGAACAAAAATTTATTTTACCTCAATAG
- a CDS encoding STAS domain-containing protein, protein MTKLAISQVDEQHYRVSGELTRSSIGNERLLNTKSLSKHKTIYFDLCEVMRVDTAGLAWLIHSFAEFKQQGTRLELQNPPEQLQNLMQLGQVTTLFE, encoded by the coding sequence ATGACTAAATTGGCAATTAGCCAAGTAGATGAGCAACACTACAGGGTAAGTGGTGAACTTACCCGTAGCTCAATTGGCAATGAACGACTTCTGAACACCAAGTCACTAAGTAAGCATAAAACCATCTATTTTGACCTTTGTGAGGTAATGAGGGTTGACACAGCGGGCTTAGCTTGGTTAATTCACTCTTTTGCTGAATTTAAGCAACAAGGCACTCGCCTTGAATTGCAAAATCCACCTGAACAATTGCAAAACTTAATGCAATTAGGTCAGGTTACAACTTTATTTGAGTGA
- a CDS encoding MlaC/ttg2D family ABC transporter substrate-binding protein: protein MLKQFLAVIALGATLVTSTVSAAEVQLTDPNKMVRKVSEHTFERIKKDQPLISKDKEHLRVIVEEELMPYIDYKYAALRVLGSEVSKVRAITDEAEKAQAIKEIQEFIGAFRSYLVATYAGVFTQYTDQHVEFGAEQPFKGKDVVVVKTKITEDGKPDIKIDFKVREDRSGEWRAYDMIAEGISLLDAKQSELQGILRQQGIAHVSKLLEQKSQLPVQFRGSNTND, encoded by the coding sequence ATGTTGAAACAGTTTTTAGCCGTTATTGCACTAGGTGCAACCTTAGTTACAAGTACTGTAAGTGCCGCAGAGGTTCAGCTTACCGATCCTAATAAAATGGTGCGAAAAGTATCTGAGCACACGTTTGAGCGCATTAAAAAAGATCAACCGCTAATCAGTAAAGATAAAGAGCACCTTCGTGTTATTGTAGAAGAAGAGCTTATGCCTTACATCGACTACAAATATGCTGCACTGCGCGTATTAGGTAGCGAAGTGTCAAAGGTGCGTGCAATTACTGATGAAGCTGAAAAAGCACAAGCAATTAAAGAAATTCAAGAGTTTATAGGTGCCTTTAGAAGCTATTTAGTAGCAACCTACGCCGGTGTGTTTACTCAATACACCGATCAACACGTGGAGTTTGGCGCCGAGCAGCCATTTAAAGGTAAAGACGTAGTTGTGGTTAAAACTAAAATTACAGAAGATGGTAAACCAGATATTAAAATTGATTTTAAAGTACGCGAAGACCGCAGTGGTGAATGGCGCGCATACGATATGATCGCAGAAGGAATTAGCTTACTCGATGCAAAGCAAAGTGAGCTACAAGGTATTTTACGCCAGCAAGGTATTGCACACGTAAGTAAATTATTAGAGCAAAAGAGCCAGTTACCTGTGCAGTTTAGAGGTAGCAATACCAATGACTAA
- the mlaD gene encoding outer membrane lipid asymmetry maintenance protein MlaD, which translates to MNSRKLEILVGFFVALGILAFAMLALKVANSGISGSGETYTLNAKFENIGSLKARAPVKVGGVVIGRVESIYVHPQEFLPVVNMTIDAQYLCRFSDTSSISILTSGILGEQYLGIHPVISPNAAEQRCLGQTVTENAQDQAIDELFGVESKALGDGDSLTDTKSALVLEELIGQFLFNQGSE; encoded by the coding sequence ATGAATTCACGGAAATTAGAGATTTTAGTTGGCTTTTTTGTAGCGCTGGGCATTTTAGCATTTGCAATGCTGGCACTTAAAGTAGCCAATTCGGGCATTAGCGGTTCGGGCGAGACGTACACGTTAAATGCAAAGTTTGAAAACATTGGTTCACTAAAAGCACGTGCACCCGTAAAAGTAGGTGGTGTAGTTATTGGCCGCGTTGAGTCTATTTATGTTCACCCGCAAGAGTTTTTACCTGTGGTAAACATGACAATTGATGCGCAGTATTTATGTCGTTTTTCAGACACCAGCTCAATTTCAATTTTAACATCGGGTATTTTAGGTGAGCAGTACTTAGGTATTCATCCTGTCATTTCACCCAACGCAGCCGAGCAGCGCTGTTTAGGGCAAACCGTAACCGAAAACGCACAAGACCAAGCTATTGATGAGTTATTTGGTGTTGAAAGTAAAGCATTAGGCGATGGTGATTCGCTCACCGACACGAAGTCTGCTCTTGTTTTAGAAGAGTTAATCGGGCAGTTTTTATTCAACCAAGGTAGTGAGTAA
- the mlaE gene encoding lipid asymmetry maintenance ABC transporter permease subunit MlaE produces the protein MLDLFQKIGHKTLGRFAALGRSATMLFNALWNVPNFKKGTPLLVRQLYMVGSQSLLIIMVSGLFIGMVLALQGYTVLVGYGAEDSLGPLVALSLLRELGPVVTALLFAGRAGSALTAEIGLMKATEQLSSLEMMAIDPLKRIIAPRFWAGFISMPLLALIFSAVAIIGAHLVGVDWLGVDTGSFWSIMQSQVSFQEDVLNGMIKSFVFAMVVTWIALYKGYDCVPTSEGISKATTETVVHSSLAVLGFDFILTAVMFTS, from the coding sequence ATGTTGGATCTGTTTCAAAAAATAGGCCATAAAACGCTAGGGCGCTTTGCTGCACTTGGGCGCTCTGCAACCATGCTATTTAATGCATTGTGGAATGTACCTAACTTTAAAAAAGGCACGCCGCTTTTAGTACGCCAACTTTATATGGTTGGCTCTCAGTCGCTGTTAATTATTATGGTGTCGGGTTTGTTTATTGGTATGGTGCTTGCGCTGCAAGGTTACACCGTACTAGTTGGCTACGGCGCTGAAGATAGCTTAGGCCCGCTGGTTGCATTAAGTTTACTACGTGAGCTTGGCCCTGTGGTTACCGCGCTATTATTTGCTGGACGCGCTGGTAGCGCATTAACTGCCGAAATAGGCTTAATGAAAGCAACCGAGCAGCTCTCATCACTAGAAATGATGGCAATAGACCCTCTCAAGCGCATTATTGCACCGCGCTTTTGGGCCGGTTTTATTAGTATGCCATTGCTTGCACTTATTTTTTCTGCGGTTGCCATTATCGGTGCTCATTTAGTTGGGGTAGATTGGCTAGGCGTAGACACCGGTAGTTTTTGGTCAATAATGCAATCGCAAGTATCGTTTCAAGAAGATGTATTAAACGGCATGATCAAGAGTTTTGTATTTGCCATGGTAGTGACGTGGATTGCGCTTTATAAGGGCTACGATTGTGTTCCTACCTCTGAGGGGATCAGTAAAGCAACAACAGAAACCGTAGTTCACTCATCACTGGCAGTACTAGGGTTTGACTTTATTTTGACAGCGGTAATGTTTACCAGCTAA
- the mlaF gene encoding phospholipid ABC transporter ATP-binding protein MlaF produces the protein MESDLSQSIVEVKDVSFSRGDRTIYNNMSFSVPKGKITAIMGPSGIGKTTMLRLIGGQLKPDAGDILFEGGSIPKMSRKELYAARTKMSMLFQSGALFTDMSVFDNIAFPLREHTQLSEALIKLVVLMKLQAVGLRGAKDLMPSELSGGMARRAALARAIALDPELIMYDEPFAGQDPISMGVLVKLIKSLNEVLGLSSLIVTHDVTEVMSIADHVIIIADQGVIGAGTPDEMRNHESPLVQQFLKGLSDGPVPFHYPAQTYADELLGENA, from the coding sequence ATGGAGAGCGACTTGTCGCAATCAATAGTAGAAGTCAAGGATGTGAGCTTTTCGCGAGGCGATAGAACCATATATAACAATATGAGTTTTAGTGTTCCTAAAGGTAAAATCACAGCGATTATGGGGCCAAGCGGAATAGGCAAAACCACTATGCTGCGCTTAATTGGTGGCCAGCTAAAGCCCGATGCTGGCGATATTTTATTTGAAGGTGGCAGTATTCCTAAAATGTCGCGTAAAGAGCTGTACGCGGCACGAACAAAAATGAGCATGCTTTTTCAAAGCGGTGCGTTATTTACTGATATGTCTGTATTTGACAATATTGCCTTTCCCCTGCGAGAGCATACACAATTAAGTGAAGCGTTAATTAAGTTAGTTGTATTAATGAAACTACAAGCGGTTGGTTTACGCGGCGCTAAAGATTTAATGCCATCTGAGCTTTCGGGCGGGATGGCCAGACGAGCAGCTCTTGCACGTGCTATTGCACTAGATCCGGAGCTGATCATGTACGATGAGCCTTTTGCTGGGCAAGATCCAATTTCAATGGGTGTATTAGTTAAACTTATTAAATCACTTAATGAAGTATTAGGTTTGTCATCACTAATTGTTACCCATGATGTTACTGAGGTAATGAGTATTGCCGATCACGTTATTATTATTGCCGACCAAGGCGTAATAGGCGCGGGTACGCCAGATGAAATGCGAAATCATGAATCTCCATTAGTGCAGCAGTTTTTAAAAGGGTTATCAGATGGGCCTGTGCCATTTCATTACCCCGCACAAACCTATGCTGATGAGCTGTTAGGAGAAAACGCTTAA
- a CDS encoding calcium/sodium antiporter produces MVTSFVILILGFAALVWSADRFVYGAAALAKNFGVPTLIVGLTVVAMGSSAPEMMVSASAALANKTDTAVGNAVGSNITNILLVLGITALLRPLSVSSSTLKREMPLVMLASLATWYVFSDNYFSFTEGVALLIGFIVFIGGLIVVSLRAKNQDDPFVSEACDEVPNNVPTKNAVFWLIVGMILLPVSSHFLVGSAVDIAKYFGLSDLVIGLTIIAIGTSLPELAASVAGVLKNEDDLALGNIVGSNIFNILAVLPLAGIINPSMVDSSLASRDIFIMLGATLALIVMSLNFRGSQRINRVEGGLLLIAFLAYQGYIFSQVG; encoded by the coding sequence ATGGTTACCTCGTTTGTTATTTTAATTCTTGGTTTTGCTGCACTTGTATGGAGTGCCGACCGATTTGTATACGGCGCAGCCGCGCTTGCAAAAAACTTTGGTGTACCTACTTTGATTGTAGGTTTAACTGTTGTAGCTATGGGCTCATCTGCCCCTGAAATGATGGTGTCGGCTTCAGCTGCTTTAGCCAACAAAACCGACACTGCTGTAGGTAATGCGGTTGGTTCAAACATAACAAATATTTTACTCGTATTAGGTATTACTGCGCTATTACGCCCACTTAGTGTTTCATCAAGTACATTAAAACGCGAAATGCCACTAGTTATGCTGGCATCCTTAGCTACATGGTATGTTTTTTCTGATAACTACTTTTCGTTTACCGAAGGGGTGGCATTACTCATTGGTTTTATAGTGTTTATTGGCGGGCTAATTGTTGTATCACTTCGTGCTAAAAACCAAGATGACCCGTTTGTATCAGAAGCCTGCGATGAAGTACCTAATAATGTACCCACCAAAAACGCCGTTTTTTGGCTTATTGTTGGCATGATTTTATTACCTGTAAGCTCACATTTCTTAGTAGGCTCAGCAGTAGATATTGCAAAATACTTTGGCTTAAGCGACTTAGTTATTGGCTTAACAATTATAGCAATTGGCACAAGCTTGCCTGAGCTTGCAGCTTCAGTCGCGGGTGTTTTAAAAAACGAAGACGACTTAGCGCTGGGTAATATTGTTGGCTCAAATATTTTTAATATTTTAGCGGTATTACCCCTTGCAGGTATTATTAACCCATCAATGGTTGATTCATCACTCGCAAGCCGCGATATCTTTATTATGCTAGGTGCTACACTTGCGCTTATTGTTATGTCATTGAACTTTAGAGGTTCTCAGCGTATCAATAGAGTTGAAGGTGGCCTATTGCTCATCGCATTTTTGGCTTACCAAGGTTATATTTTTAGTCAAGTAGGGTAA